CAGGCGATAACGCCCCGCCGGCAGCGCCGCCGGAGTAAAGACGGCGATGCGGCCGTTGGCGTCGGTAAGCATGCTCGCCAGCGGCTGGTAGTCGCCGTGTTCATAACGCGCCAGATGCACGGCGACGCCGGCGGCCGGCCGGCCGGTAGAAATATCCAGAATATGGCTGCTCAGATTGCTCATGCGCCGATCACTCCTTCCAGTCTGAGTAAGGTAATTTCACGCAGCTGCGCCAGCGATGCCTGCCGCTCCTGCGCCTCGTTATTGTGCAGACGCAGGCGCAACGCCTGCAGAATCTCCGCGCCGCTGCGTCCTTTGGCGCGGATCAGGAAGACCCGACCAAAGCGCGCCTCATACTGGGTATTGGCCGTGCGCAGCGCCTCGGCAAGCTCTGCATCATGGCGATCCACCGACGCCTGCTCCTGCCGCGACAGGGCGGCGTGCGCCTGACTGCCCGTCGGCCGCTCGCCGATGCGCGGATGGGCGCTCATCGCCTGCTGCAGCTCGGCGTCGCCCCAGTGTTGCATCAGTTCCCCCGCCCGCGCCAGCAGCGCGGCGCGATCGGCATAGGGGCGCGCCTGCACCAGCGCCGACGCCCAGTCCGGGATCGCCACGCAGGGGCTGAGCAGCGCAATGGCCTCATCAAGCGGTAAACGGTTAAAGCGTTCGAGCACGTTCATCGTGACTCCTGTTGCTAACGACTGCGTCATGTTTCTCTTCCGGCATAATCAGGTTAAGGATAATCGCCACCAGACCGCCGCTGGTGGCCGCCGAGCCGAACAGGTTGCCGACCAGCGGCGGGAAATGGGTCAGAAACGCCGGCACCGCCTCAATACCGAGGCCGATGCCGAACGCCAGCCCGACGATCAGCATCGTGCGCCGCGTCAGCGGGTTCTGGGTGATGATGCGGATGCCGGCGGCAACCACACAGCCGAACATCACCATCGTCGCCCCGCCCAGCACCGGCGTGGG
The nucleotide sequence above comes from Serratia rhizosphaerae. Encoded proteins:
- the uraD gene encoding 2-oxo-4-hydroxy-4-carboxy-5-ureidoimidazoline decarboxylase, translating into MNVLERFNRLPLDEAIALLSPCVAIPDWASALVQARPYADRAALLARAGELMQHWGDAELQQAMSAHPRIGERPTGSQAHAALSRQEQASVDRHDAELAEALRTANTQYEARFGRVFLIRAKGRSGAEILQALRLRLHNNEAQERQASLAQLREITLLRLEGVIGA
- the uraH gene encoding hydroxyisourate hydrolase; protein product: MSNLSSHILDISTGRPAAGVAVHLARYEHGDYQPLASMLTDANGRIAVFTPAALPAGRYRLTADIGDWFTAAGRQTPYVHAQIELMLSEEQHYHLPFLIAPGGWSTYRGS